The proteins below come from a single Miscanthus floridulus cultivar M001 chromosome 1, ASM1932011v1, whole genome shotgun sequence genomic window:
- the LOC136484803 gene encoding uncharacterized protein, which translates to MGNSCVTGASPALLGKTHDPAFKWKFYGFSALLDRGAVSANSAIFRCCGYRWFLQVSPMHKKSGHKTPHIALSLSVYQNDFKAGDILSAVFELSMYNHSKGTYHGCKASYHFDIKNKRSEKQCLIPLEELLKSSDFLVDDSCVFGVRILKAHVSSQNKPIVIPKKPITVQNIFLQKKGFIKGTYTWTMNNFLDMKVPVCSPSFEAGRHKWYINMYPLGDQLSTNSLSLYLHLHDLNKIPLETGMVIELTLSILDQKHEGHYTVTGRFVFGVAEKIGWGWSNFIPLKTLMDPFSCYIVGSNCMLKADVTIIGSSNDG; encoded by the exons ATGGGCAACTCTTGCGTCACTGGTGCCT CTCCTGCACTGCTGGGAAAGACCCATGATCCAGCTTTCAAATGGAAGTTCTATGGCTTCTCAGCTCTACTTGATAGGGGGGCTGTATCAGCCAATTCTGCCATTTTTCGCTGTTGTGGATATCGTTG GTTCCTGCAAGTGAGCCCAATGCATAAAAAATCTGGTCACAAGACTCCACATATTGCTCTTTCGCTCTCGGTGTACCAAAACGACTTTAAGGCAGGTGACATCTTGAGCGCTGTGTTCGAGTTGTCAATGTACAACCATTCAAAAGGGACATATCATGGATGCAAAG CTAGCTACCACTTCGATATCAAGAACAAGCGATCAGAGAAACAATGCTTGATTCCTCTTGAAGAACTACTGAAATCATCTGATTTTCTGGTTGATGATAGCTGTGTCTTTGGTGTGAGGATATTAAAGGCACATGTCTCTTCTCAGAATAAGCCTATTGTGATTCCAAAGAAGCCTATCACAGTTCAGAACATCTTCCTCCAGAAAAAGGGGTTCATCAAAGGAACCTACACCTGGACCATGAACAACTTCCTTGACATGAAGGTCCCAGTCTGTTCTCCTTCATTTGAAGCTGGTCGGCATAAATG GTACATCAACATGTACCCACTTGGTGACCAATTAAGCACCAATTCACTTTCCCTCTACTTACACCTGCATGATCTGAACAAGATCCCTCTTGAGACTGGGATGGTGATTGAACTGACTCTCTCCATCTTGGACCAGAAGCATGAGGGGCACTACACAGTTACAG GTCGCTTCGTGTTTGGAGTTGCAGAAAAGATTGGCTGGGGATGGTCCAACTTCATTCCACTCAAGACACTCATGGATCCATTTAGCTGCTATATTGTGGGATCAAACTGTATGCTGAAGGCAGATGTCACCATCATCGGGTCATCCAATGACGGTTAG